A section of the Callithrix jacchus isolate 240 chromosome 14, calJac240_pri, whole genome shotgun sequence genome encodes:
- the CGREF1 gene encoding cell growth regulator with EF hand domain protein 1, which produces MIPLMMRVLTLLLLPKGQAAPKDGVTRPDSEVQHQFLPNPFQPGTEQLRLLQSYLKGLERTEVKPEHLSREQVLLYLFALHDYDQSGQLDGLELLSMLTAALAPGAASSPTTNPVILIVDKVLETQDLNGDGLMTPAELINFPGEAPSHVEPREPLAPSPQEPQAVGRQSLVAKSPLRQETQEALGRREAEGQLEAKRESLESVQEPGGQAEADRDGPGPIGEAVGQAEAEDVPRPKGEAEGQAEARENGEEAKELPGETLESKNTPNEFEVHIVQLENDEI; this is translated from the exons gcCAGACTCTGAAGTTCAGCATCAGTTCCTGCCCAACCCCTTCCAGCCTGGCACGGAGCAGCTCAG ACTTCTGCAGAGCTACCTAAAGGGACTAGAAAGGACAGAAGTGAAGCCAGAGCATCTGAGCCGGGAGCAGG TTCTCCTCTACCTCTTTGCCCTCCATGACTATGACCAGAGTGGACAGCTGGATGGCCTGGAGCTGTTGTCCATGTTGACAGCTGCTCTGGCCCCTGGAGCTGCCAGCTCTCCTACCACCAACCCG GTGATCTTGATAGTGGACAAAGTGCTGGAGACCCAGGACCTGAATGGGGATGGGCTCATGACCCCTGCTGAGCTCATCAACTTCCCGGGAGAGGCCCCCAGTCACGTGGAGCCCAGAGAGCCCCTTGCTCCGTCCCCTCAGGAGCCACAAGCTGTTGGGAGGCAGTCCCTGGTAGCTAAAAGCCCATTAAGACAAGAAACACAGGAAGCCCTGGGGCGCAGAGAAGCTGAGGGCCAGTTAGAGGCCAAAAGGGAGTCCTTGGAGTCTGTCCAGGAGCCTGGGGGCCAGGCAGAAGCTGACAGAGATGGCCCCGGGCCCATAGGCGAAGCTGTGgggcaggcagaggctgaagaTGTCCCCAGGCCGAAAGGGGAAGCTGAGGgacaggcagaggccagggaaAATGGAGAAGAAGCCAAGGAACTTCCGGGGGAAACACTGGAGTCTAAGAACACCCCAAATGAGTTTGAGGTGCACATTGTTCAACTGGAGAATGATGAGATCTAG
- the KHK gene encoding ketohexokinase isoform X3 — MEEKQILCVGLVVLDVISLVDKYPKEDSEIRCLSQRWQRGGNASNSCTVLSLLGAPCAFMGSMAPGHVADFVLDDLRRYSVDLRYMVFQTTGSVPIATVIINEASGSRTILYYDRSLPDVSAKDFEKVDLTRFKWIHIEGRNALEQVKMLQRIDMHNARQPPEQKIWVSVEVEKPREELFQLFGYGDVVFVSKDVAKHLGFRSAGEALRGLYGRVRKGAVLVCAWAEEGADALGPDGKLLHSDAFPPPRVVDTLGAGDTFNASIIFSLSQGRSMQEALRFGCQVAGKKCGLQGFDGIV, encoded by the exons ATGGAAGAGAAGCAGATCCTGTGCGTGGGGCTAGTGGTGCTGGACGTCATCAGCCTGGTGGACAAGTACCCTAAGGAGGACTCGGAGATAAG GTGCTTGTCCCAGAGATGGCAGCGTGGAGGCAACGCGTCCAACTCCTGCACCGTTCTCTCCCTGCTCGGAGCCCCCTGCGCCTTCATGGGCTCCATGGCCCCCGGCCATGTTGCTGA TTTTGTCCTGGATGACCTCCGCCGCTATTCTGTGGACCTCCGCTACATGGTCTTTCAGACCACAGGCTCCGTCCCCATCGCCACAGTGATCATCAACGAGGCCAGTGGTAGCCGCACCATCCTATATTATGACAG GAGCCTGCCAGATGTGTCTGCTAAGGACTTTGAGAAGGTTGATCTGACCCGGTTCAAGTGGATCCACATTGAG GGCCGGAATGCATTGGAGCAGGTGAAGATGCTACAGCGGATAGACATGCACAATGCCAGGCAGCCTCCGGAGCAGAAGATCTGGGTGTCCGTGGAGGTGGAGAAGCCGCGAGAGGAGCTCTTCCAGCTGTTTGGCTATGGAGACGTG GTGTTTGTCAGCAAAGATGTGGCCAAGCACTTGGGGTTCCGGTCAGCAGGGGAAGCCCTGAGGGGCTTGTATGGTCGTGTGAGGAAAGG GGCTGTGCTTGTCTGTGCCTGGGCTGAGGAGGGTGCCGACGCCCTGGGCCCTGATGGCAAATTGCTCCACTCGGATGCTTTCCCGCCGCCCCGTGTGGTGGATACCCTGGGGGCTGGAGACACCTTCAACGCCTCCATCATCTTCAGCCTATCCCAGG GGAGGAGCATGCAGGAAGCACTGAGATTCGGGTGCCAGGTGGCCGGCAAGAAGTGTGGTTTGCAAGGCTTTGATGGCATTGTGTGA
- the KHK gene encoding ketohexokinase isoform X1 yields the protein MEEKQILCVGLVVLDVISLVDKYPKEDSEIRCLSQRWQRGGNASNSCTVLSLLGAPCAFMGSMAPGHVADFVLDDLRRYSVDLRYMVFQTTGSVPIATVIINEASGSRTILYYDSFLVADFRRRGVDVSQVAWQNKGDTPSSCCIINNSNGNRTIVLHDTSLPDVSAKDFEKVDLTRFKWIHIEGRNALEQVKMLQRIDMHNARQPPEQKIWVSVEVEKPREELFQLFGYGDVVFVSKDVAKHLGFRSAGEALRGLYGRVRKGAVLVCAWAEEGADALGPDGKLLHSDAFPPPRVVDTLGAGDTFNASIIFSLSQGRSMQEALRFGCQVAGKKCGLQGFDGIV from the exons ATGGAAGAGAAGCAGATCCTGTGCGTGGGGCTAGTGGTGCTGGACGTCATCAGCCTGGTGGACAAGTACCCTAAGGAGGACTCGGAGATAAG GTGCTTGTCCCAGAGATGGCAGCGTGGAGGCAACGCGTCCAACTCCTGCACCGTTCTCTCCCTGCTCGGAGCCCCCTGCGCCTTCATGGGCTCCATGGCCCCCGGCCATGTTGCTGA TTTTGTCCTGGATGACCTCCGCCGCTATTCTGTGGACCTCCGCTACATGGTCTTTCAGACCACAGGCTCCGTCCCCATCGCCACAGTGATCATCAACGAGGCCAGTGGTAGCCGCACCATCCTATATTATGACAG CTTCCTAGTGGCTGACTTCAGGCGGCGGGGCGTGGACGTGTCTCAGGTGGCCTGGCAGAACAAGGGGGACACCCCCAGCTCCTGCTGCATCATCAACAACTCCAATGGCAAccgtaccattgtactccatgACAC GAGCCTGCCAGATGTGTCTGCTAAGGACTTTGAGAAGGTTGATCTGACCCGGTTCAAGTGGATCCACATTGAG GGCCGGAATGCATTGGAGCAGGTGAAGATGCTACAGCGGATAGACATGCACAATGCCAGGCAGCCTCCGGAGCAGAAGATCTGGGTGTCCGTGGAGGTGGAGAAGCCGCGAGAGGAGCTCTTCCAGCTGTTTGGCTATGGAGACGTG GTGTTTGTCAGCAAAGATGTGGCCAAGCACTTGGGGTTCCGGTCAGCAGGGGAAGCCCTGAGGGGCTTGTATGGTCGTGTGAGGAAAGG GGCTGTGCTTGTCTGTGCCTGGGCTGAGGAGGGTGCCGACGCCCTGGGCCCTGATGGCAAATTGCTCCACTCGGATGCTTTCCCGCCGCCCCGTGTGGTGGATACCCTGGGGGCTGGAGACACCTTCAACGCCTCCATCATCTTCAGCCTATCCCAGG GGAGGAGCATGCAGGAAGCACTGAGATTCGGGTGCCAGGTGGCCGGCAAGAAGTGTGGTTTGCAAGGCTTTGATGGCATTGTGTGA
- the KHK gene encoding ketohexokinase isoform X2, with product MEEKQILCVGLVVLDVISLVDKYPKEDSEIRCLSQRWQRGGNASNSCTVLSLLGAPCAFMGSMAPGHVADFLVADFRRRGVDVSQVAWQNKGDTPSSCCIINNSNGNRTIVLHDTSLPDVSAKDFEKVDLTRFKWIHIEGRNALEQVKMLQRIDMHNARQPPEQKIWVSVEVEKPREELFQLFGYGDVVFVSKDVAKHLGFRSAGEALRGLYGRVRKGAVLVCAWAEEGADALGPDGKLLHSDAFPPPRVVDTLGAGDTFNASIIFSLSQGRSMQEALRFGCQVAGKKCGLQGFDGIV from the exons ATGGAAGAGAAGCAGATCCTGTGCGTGGGGCTAGTGGTGCTGGACGTCATCAGCCTGGTGGACAAGTACCCTAAGGAGGACTCGGAGATAAG GTGCTTGTCCCAGAGATGGCAGCGTGGAGGCAACGCGTCCAACTCCTGCACCGTTCTCTCCCTGCTCGGAGCCCCCTGCGCCTTCATGGGCTCCATGGCCCCCGGCCATGTTGCTGA CTTCCTAGTGGCTGACTTCAGGCGGCGGGGCGTGGACGTGTCTCAGGTGGCCTGGCAGAACAAGGGGGACACCCCCAGCTCCTGCTGCATCATCAACAACTCCAATGGCAAccgtaccattgtactccatgACAC GAGCCTGCCAGATGTGTCTGCTAAGGACTTTGAGAAGGTTGATCTGACCCGGTTCAAGTGGATCCACATTGAG GGCCGGAATGCATTGGAGCAGGTGAAGATGCTACAGCGGATAGACATGCACAATGCCAGGCAGCCTCCGGAGCAGAAGATCTGGGTGTCCGTGGAGGTGGAGAAGCCGCGAGAGGAGCTCTTCCAGCTGTTTGGCTATGGAGACGTG GTGTTTGTCAGCAAAGATGTGGCCAAGCACTTGGGGTTCCGGTCAGCAGGGGAAGCCCTGAGGGGCTTGTATGGTCGTGTGAGGAAAGG GGCTGTGCTTGTCTGTGCCTGGGCTGAGGAGGGTGCCGACGCCCTGGGCCCTGATGGCAAATTGCTCCACTCGGATGCTTTCCCGCCGCCCCGTGTGGTGGATACCCTGGGGGCTGGAGACACCTTCAACGCCTCCATCATCTTCAGCCTATCCCAGG GGAGGAGCATGCAGGAAGCACTGAGATTCGGGTGCCAGGTGGCCGGCAAGAAGTGTGGTTTGCAAGGCTTTGATGGCATTGTGTGA
- the KHK gene encoding ketohexokinase isoform X5 has translation MEEKQILCVGLVVLDVISLVDKYPKEDSEIRCLSQRWQRGGNASNSCTVLSLLGAPCAFMGSMAPGHVAESLPDVSAKDFEKVDLTRFKWIHIEGRNALEQVKMLQRIDMHNARQPPEQKIWVSVEVEKPREELFQLFGYGDVVFVSKDVAKHLGFRSAGEALRGLYGRVRKGAVLVCAWAEEGADALGPDGKLLHSDAFPPPRVVDTLGAGDTFNASIIFSLSQGRSMQEALRFGCQVAGKKCGLQGFDGIV, from the exons ATGGAAGAGAAGCAGATCCTGTGCGTGGGGCTAGTGGTGCTGGACGTCATCAGCCTGGTGGACAAGTACCCTAAGGAGGACTCGGAGATAAG GTGCTTGTCCCAGAGATGGCAGCGTGGAGGCAACGCGTCCAACTCCTGCACCGTTCTCTCCCTGCTCGGAGCCCCCTGCGCCTTCATGGGCTCCATGGCCCCCGGCCATGTTGCTGA GAGCCTGCCAGATGTGTCTGCTAAGGACTTTGAGAAGGTTGATCTGACCCGGTTCAAGTGGATCCACATTGAG GGCCGGAATGCATTGGAGCAGGTGAAGATGCTACAGCGGATAGACATGCACAATGCCAGGCAGCCTCCGGAGCAGAAGATCTGGGTGTCCGTGGAGGTGGAGAAGCCGCGAGAGGAGCTCTTCCAGCTGTTTGGCTATGGAGACGTG GTGTTTGTCAGCAAAGATGTGGCCAAGCACTTGGGGTTCCGGTCAGCAGGGGAAGCCCTGAGGGGCTTGTATGGTCGTGTGAGGAAAGG GGCTGTGCTTGTCTGTGCCTGGGCTGAGGAGGGTGCCGACGCCCTGGGCCCTGATGGCAAATTGCTCCACTCGGATGCTTTCCCGCCGCCCCGTGTGGTGGATACCCTGGGGGCTGGAGACACCTTCAACGCCTCCATCATCTTCAGCCTATCCCAGG GGAGGAGCATGCAGGAAGCACTGAGATTCGGGTGCCAGGTGGCCGGCAAGAAGTGTGGTTTGCAAGGCTTTGATGGCATTGTGTGA
- the KHK gene encoding ketohexokinase isoform X4: MEEKQILCVGLVVLDVISLVDKYPKEDSEIRCLSQRWQRGGNASNSCTVLSLLGAPCAFMGSMAPGHVADFVLDDLRRYSVDLRYMVFQTTGSVPIATVIINEASGSRTILYYDSFLVADFRRRGVDVSQVAWQNKGDTPSSCCIINNSNGNRTIVLHDTSLPDVSAKDFEKVDLTRFKWIHIEGRNALEQVKMLQRIDMHNARQPPEQKIWVSVEVEKPREELFQLFGYGDVMKKPYLEDIVVRGKTQQNRSREPAWR, translated from the exons ATGGAAGAGAAGCAGATCCTGTGCGTGGGGCTAGTGGTGCTGGACGTCATCAGCCTGGTGGACAAGTACCCTAAGGAGGACTCGGAGATAAG GTGCTTGTCCCAGAGATGGCAGCGTGGAGGCAACGCGTCCAACTCCTGCACCGTTCTCTCCCTGCTCGGAGCCCCCTGCGCCTTCATGGGCTCCATGGCCCCCGGCCATGTTGCTGA TTTTGTCCTGGATGACCTCCGCCGCTATTCTGTGGACCTCCGCTACATGGTCTTTCAGACCACAGGCTCCGTCCCCATCGCCACAGTGATCATCAACGAGGCCAGTGGTAGCCGCACCATCCTATATTATGACAG CTTCCTAGTGGCTGACTTCAGGCGGCGGGGCGTGGACGTGTCTCAGGTGGCCTGGCAGAACAAGGGGGACACCCCCAGCTCCTGCTGCATCATCAACAACTCCAATGGCAAccgtaccattgtactccatgACAC GAGCCTGCCAGATGTGTCTGCTAAGGACTTTGAGAAGGTTGATCTGACCCGGTTCAAGTGGATCCACATTGAG GGCCGGAATGCATTGGAGCAGGTGAAGATGCTACAGCGGATAGACATGCACAATGCCAGGCAGCCTCCGGAGCAGAAGATCTGGGTGTCCGTGGAGGTGGAGAAGCCGCGAGAGGAGCTCTTCCAGCTGTTTGGCTATGGAGACGTG atgaagaaaccatACCTAGAGGACATAGTTGTGCGTGGAAAAACCCAGCAAAACCGCTCCAGGGAGCCAGCATGGCGGTGA